Proteins encoded within one genomic window of Coleofasciculus chthonoplastes PCC 7420:
- a CDS encoding DUF1830 domain-containing protein, giving the protein MFNSLPTEYTNRVLCYYTNTSKQIQIIRITDIPNWYFERILFPQQRLLFEAIPHAHLEVYKKRFGVADLVAKILCDFLQVQQEAEAPSPLYSARQ; this is encoded by the coding sequence ATGTTTAATTCCTTACCGACTGAATACACCAATCGAGTTCTCTGCTACTATACAAATACCAGTAAACAGATTCAGATCATTCGGATCACCGATATTCCCAATTGGTACTTTGAGCGGATTCTATTTCCCCAACAGCGCCTCCTCTTTGAAGCAATTCCCCACGCTCATTTAGAAGTCTATAAAAAGAGATTTGGCGTGGCGGATTTAGTGGCTAAGATTCTGTGCGATTTTTTGCAAGTGCAACAGGAAGCAGAAGCGCCTTCTCCTTTATATAGCGCTAGGCAATAG
- a CDS encoding PhzF family phenazine biosynthesis protein gives MNQPIIQVDAFTCTPFTGNPAAVCVLSAPQPDSWMQNVAQEMNLSETAFLVPQEDGFNLRWFTPTVEVPLCGHATLASAHVLWSEGHLSPEKPARFYTKSGILIAQRQGEWIELDFPVNHSQPTTVPPNLASALGVPIQSVWQNSLGYLVEVESEEMVRHLQPNFGLLKTLPISDVIVTSRTDSGSEYDFVSRFFAPGLGIDEDPVTGAAHCCLAPFWRDRIRKNEFLAYQASHRGGVVKVRYTGSVGGACSEGTYRVILGGQAVTVMRGELTE, from the coding sequence ATGAACCAGCCCATCATTCAAGTCGATGCCTTCACCTGTACCCCGTTTACGGGTAATCCAGCCGCTGTCTGTGTTTTGTCGGCTCCCCAACCGGATAGCTGGATGCAGAATGTGGCACAGGAGATGAATCTGTCTGAAACTGCCTTTTTGGTTCCGCAAGAGGATGGGTTTAATCTGCGTTGGTTTACGCCGACAGTAGAAGTCCCTCTTTGTGGTCACGCTACCTTAGCTAGCGCCCATGTTTTGTGGTCAGAGGGTCATCTGTCCCCGGAGAAACCCGCCCGTTTTTATACCAAAAGCGGGATACTCATCGCCCAGCGTCAGGGTGAATGGATTGAGTTAGACTTCCCGGTGAATCATTCCCAACCCACAACAGTCCCCCCAAACCTTGCGTCAGCGTTAGGCGTACCGATTCAGTCCGTTTGGCAGAATTCTTTGGGCTATTTGGTGGAAGTGGAATCGGAAGAGATGGTGCGACATCTACAGCCCAATTTTGGCTTACTCAAAACTTTACCGATATCTGATGTTATTGTTACCAGTCGGACTGATTCGGGTTCGGAGTATGATTTTGTCTCTCGTTTCTTTGCACCGGGGTTAGGGATTGACGAAGATCCGGTGACGGGTGCAGCCCATTGTTGTCTAGCACCGTTCTGGCGCGATCGCATCCGTAAAAATGAGTTCTTAGCCTATCAAGCCTCTCATCGAGGCGGGGTAGTCAAGGTACGTTATACCGGGAGCGTTGGCGGAGCCTGTTCCGAAGGAACGTATCGCGTCATTCTGGGCGGACAAGCGGTTACTGTGATGCGGGGGGAATTGACGGAGTAA
- a CDS encoding Rpn family recombination-promoting nuclease/putative transposase, producing MPPTHIRFDWAIKKLLRNKANYGVLAGFLSELLRKPITIQSILEGESNQQAEDDKLNRVDILAENDRGELILIEVQNSTEQDYFHRMLYGTSRLITDFLEKGEPYGNVKKVYSVNIVYFSLGQGDDYIYHGTLEFRGLHLDDKLGLSINQRKLFNSQDVYEIFPEYYVIKVNNFNEVASDTLDEWIYFLKKSQIKEEFTAQGLAEAKENLLVDSLSEAERANYLRFMENRRYEISLIESSRSEGRLEGLEEGLKEGMEQGKQQEKVNIARLLKQQGTDLDTITAATGLTREEIEEL from the coding sequence ATGCCCCCAACCCACATCCGATTTGATTGGGCGATTAAAAAATTACTGAGAAACAAAGCCAATTATGGTGTTTTGGCAGGTTTCTTGAGTGAGTTGTTGAGGAAACCAATTACGATTCAATCAATACTCGAAGGTGAAAGCAATCAACAAGCCGAGGATGACAAGCTAAATCGAGTCGATATTCTCGCGGAAAATGACCGGGGAGAATTAATTCTCATTGAAGTGCAAAACAGTACAGAGCAAGATTATTTTCATCGGATGCTCTACGGCACATCCAGATTAATTACCGACTTTCTGGAAAAAGGAGAACCTTACGGGAACGTCAAAAAAGTCTATTCAGTGAATATCGTCTACTTTTCTTTGGGACAGGGAGATGATTATATTTACCACGGGACATTAGAGTTTCGGGGGCTTCATTTAGATGATAAATTAGGTCTATCAATTAATCAGCGAAAGTTGTTTAATAGTCAAGATGTTTATGAGATTTTCCCGGAGTATTATGTGATTAAAGTCAACAACTTTAATGAGGTGGCTTCCGATACCCTAGATGAATGGATATATTTCCTGAAAAAGAGCCAAATTAAAGAAGAATTTACAGCCCAAGGGTTAGCGGAAGCGAAGGAAAATTTGCTTGTAGATAGCTTGAGTGAAGCAGAAAGAGCCAACTACCTGAGATTTATGGAAAATCGGCGCTACGAAATCAGTCTAATCGAAAGTTCACGCTCAGAGGGAAGATTGGAGGGTCTTGAAGAGGGACTCAAGGAGGGCATGGAGCAAGGTAAACAGCAGGAAAAGGTTAACATAGCCAGACTCTTAAAACAACAAGGGACTGATCTTGATACCATCACAGCAGCAACCGGACTGACTAGGGAAGAGATTGAGGAACTATGA
- a CDS encoding response regulator transcription factor codes for MSTVLVVEDDLTQQHLLSKLLERVGLTVIVAGDGVEALEKIQQFHPNLVILDIVLPRMNGYEVCRRLKSEPETENIPVLMCSAKKEDFDRYWGMKQGADAYLAKPCHPQEIVETVKKLLKSHHQAAS; via the coding sequence ATGAGTACAGTGTTAGTCGTAGAGGACGATCTCACCCAACAACATTTGCTCTCTAAGCTGCTTGAGCGTGTAGGGCTGACAGTGATTGTGGCTGGGGATGGGGTGGAGGCGCTGGAGAAAATTCAGCAATTTCACCCAAATTTGGTGATTTTGGATATTGTCCTTCCCCGGATGAATGGCTATGAAGTCTGTCGTCGTCTGAAATCGGAACCTGAGACTGAGAATATTCCGGTGTTAATGTGTTCGGCGAAAAAAGAGGATTTTGACCGCTACTGGGGAATGAAGCAAGGGGCGGATGCTTACTTAGCCAAGCCTTGTCATCCCCAAGAAATTGTCGAGACTGTAAAGAAATTATTAAAGTCCCATCATCAAGCGGCAAGCTGA
- a CDS encoding Mo-dependent nitrogenase C-terminal domain-containing protein: MYTTYQNGLINTTPVEAKTNPITPPTSPQQPIKPLQTIKQWLENIEIHNPTKARLFCKMIPAQCPFERDICFFGRRVAHIPPLCKLNPFYDEFVSLRFRALCYLADQCGEDISAYC, translated from the coding sequence ATGTATACCACCTACCAAAACGGACTGATCAATACCACCCCTGTTGAAGCCAAGACAAACCCCATCACCCCTCCCACCTCGCCCCAACAACCCATCAAGCCACTGCAAACCATCAAGCAATGGTTAGAGAACATCGAAATTCACAACCCCACCAAAGCTAGATTATTCTGCAAAATGATTCCCGCCCAATGTCCCTTTGAACGCGATATCTGTTTCTTTGGGCGGCGGGTTGCTCACATTCCTCCCTTGTGCAAACTCAATCCTTTCTATGATGAATTCGTTAGCCTCCGCTTTCGCGCCCTATGCTACTTGGCTGATCAATGTGGGGAAGATATCAGTGCTTATTGTTAG
- a CDS encoding prolyl oligopeptidase family serine peptidase has product MPSSHQPLNYPTTRQADQVDDYHGTNVADPYRWLEDPDSDETKAWVEAQNKVTFGYLEDIPQRESLKQRITKLWNYEKYGIPYKEGNRYFYFKNDGLQNQSVLYTLTSLDGEPRVLIDPNTLSEDGTIALSGAAMSDDGNRMAYGLSTSGSDWQEWKVRDVETGDDLSDHLKWVKFSGASWTTDNQGFFYSRYDEPNDATKLEDANYYHKLYYHKLGTDQSDDLLIYHRPDQKEWMFNGSVTEDGHYLIIYVSQGTDPKNLVFYKDLQTPDSPIVELISEFEANFSLIDNDGSIFWVQTDLDAPRGRVIAIDIHNPGRENWQEIIPQAEETLEDVGVLNNQFVADYLKDARSSIKIFDLNGAFVREVELPGIGSAGGFGGKRYDTETFYVFTSFTTPATIYRYDMVTGERSLFRQPTVDFDPTQYETRQVFYRSKDGTQVPMFITHKKGLRLDGNNPTYLYGYGGFNISLTPSFSISNLVWMEMGGVYAIPNLRGGGEYGEDWHQAGIKLNKQNVFDDFISAAEWLIENHYTRPQKLAIGGGSNGGLLVGACMTQRPDLFRAALPSVGVMDMLRFHKFTIGWAWCSDFGSPENPEEFKALYAYSPLHNLKPGTAYPATLITTADHDDRVVPAHSFKFAAALQAAHSGDNPVLIRIETKAGHGAGKPTAKIIEEIADKWAFLLRVMDF; this is encoded by the coding sequence ATGCCATCTTCTCACCAACCTCTGAACTACCCCACCACCCGCCAAGCTGATCAAGTAGACGACTATCATGGCACGAACGTCGCTGATCCCTATCGCTGGTTAGAAGATCCCGACTCCGACGAAACCAAAGCCTGGGTAGAAGCGCAAAATAAAGTCACCTTCGGCTATCTCGAAGACATCCCCCAGCGGGAATCCCTGAAGCAGCGCATCACCAAACTCTGGAATTACGAAAAATATGGCATTCCCTATAAAGAAGGGAACCGCTACTTCTATTTCAAAAATGATGGACTTCAGAACCAAAGCGTTCTCTACACCTTAACCTCTCTCGATGGAGAACCCAGAGTCCTGATTGACCCCAATACCCTCTCCGAAGACGGGACTATCGCCCTATCGGGTGCCGCTATGAGTGATGATGGGAACCGCATGGCGTATGGTTTATCCACCTCCGGTTCCGATTGGCAAGAATGGAAAGTGCGGGATGTGGAAACGGGAGACGATTTATCGGATCATCTCAAATGGGTGAAGTTTTCCGGTGCATCCTGGACAACCGATAATCAAGGATTTTTCTATAGCCGTTATGACGAACCCAACGATGCCACAAAATTAGAAGATGCTAATTATTATCACAAACTCTATTATCACAAACTCGGCACAGACCAATCCGATGATTTGCTAATTTACCATCGTCCTGACCAAAAGGAATGGATGTTTAATGGCTCAGTGACAGAAGATGGACATTATCTGATTATTTATGTCAGTCAAGGAACTGATCCCAAGAATCTAGTTTTCTACAAAGACTTACAAACTCCCGACTCTCCTATCGTCGAATTAATTTCCGAGTTTGAAGCGAATTTCAGTCTGATTGACAATGACGGGTCAATCTTCTGGGTTCAAACTGACTTAGACGCACCAAGAGGTCGGGTGATTGCCATTGATATTCATAACCCAGGGCGAGAGAACTGGCAAGAAATTATTCCCCAAGCCGAAGAAACATTAGAAGATGTCGGGGTTCTGAATAACCAGTTTGTCGCCGATTACCTCAAAGATGCCCGTTCTTCGATTAAGATTTTTGACCTCAATGGTGCCTTTGTCCGGGAGGTAGAATTACCGGGAATTGGTTCAGCCGGGGGATTTGGCGGGAAGCGCTATGATACGGAAACCTTCTATGTATTTACCAGTTTCACCACCCCAGCCACGATTTACCGCTACGATATGGTAACCGGGGAACGTTCCCTATTTCGCCAACCGACAGTAGATTTTGATCCGACTCAATACGAAACGCGGCAGGTGTTTTACCGGAGTAAAGATGGGACACAAGTGCCGATGTTTATTACCCACAAAAAGGGATTAAGATTGGATGGCAATAATCCCACCTATCTCTATGGTTACGGTGGGTTTAATATCTCCCTAACTCCCAGTTTTTCGATTAGTAATCTGGTGTGGATGGAGATGGGAGGCGTGTATGCGATTCCGAATCTCCGAGGCGGTGGAGAGTATGGCGAAGATTGGCATCAAGCAGGAATAAAGCTGAATAAGCAAAATGTGTTTGATGATTTTATTTCAGCAGCGGAATGGTTAATTGAGAATCACTATACTCGTCCGCAAAAACTGGCAATTGGTGGCGGAAGTAATGGTGGTTTATTAGTCGGGGCTTGTATGACTCAGCGTCCCGATTTATTCCGTGCTGCACTTCCTTCAGTTGGGGTTATGGATATGCTGCGCTTCCATAAGTTTACGATTGGTTGGGCATGGTGTTCTGATTTTGGTTCACCGGAAAATCCAGAGGAGTTTAAGGCGCTGTATGCCTATTCTCCGTTACACAATCTCAAGCCAGGAACGGCTTATCCAGCCACATTAATTACGACGGCGGATCATGATGACCGCGTGGTTCCAGCCCATAGTTTCAAGTTTGCAGCAGCGTTACAAGCGGCACATTCTGGGGATAATCCGGTCTTAATTCGCATTGAAACAAAGGCGGGTCATGGTGCGGGAAAACCAACGGCTAAGATTATTGAAGAGATTGCCGATAAGTGGGCATTTTTGCTGCGAGTCATGGATTTTTAG
- a CDS encoding helix-turn-helix domain-containing protein — MPKEHKTSVQFTAEERETSHIKRLERLLNAQESQPRLVGSSGEEILLPDSVYQALRQVIHAMASGQGITLVPNDREMTTQQAADFLNVSRPYLIKLLEQGDISYTKVGAHRRIRSQDIMAYKQQRDAQRHQHLSEFTAFLQDEGFYDQESHEIER, encoded by the coding sequence ATGCCGAAAGAACATAAGACTTCTGTGCAGTTTACGGCTGAGGAGCGTGAAACATCACATATTAAACGATTAGAACGCCTTTTGAATGCACAGGAATCACAGCCCCGATTGGTAGGAAGCAGCGGAGAAGAGATTCTACTGCCTGATTCTGTCTACCAAGCACTACGGCAAGTCATACACGCAATGGCATCTGGGCAAGGGATAACCCTTGTTCCCAATGATCGTGAAATGACAACTCAACAGGCGGCTGACTTCTTAAATGTGTCGCGCCCTTATCTGATCAAACTGCTGGAACAGGGAGACATCTCTTACACAAAAGTTGGAGCGCATCGGCGTATTCGCTCCCAAGATATCATGGCATACAAGCAACAACGAGATGCTCAACGTCACCAGCACCTCAGTGAATTTACGGCTTTCCTACAGGATGAAGGGTTTTATGATCAGGAAAGTCATGAAATCGAGCGATAA
- a CDS encoding TMEM143 family protein: protein MKVRLLSLLSDMATYQDREAFIPYRRSDLIELCLDDGQLPKEKVQQFRDFCTLLSAYYHFKFHVYLERLKDNYDPFNPDADTQTRIELTPDKLAEREANVVTDFQTILERANYVPLSPKSLQRAFKEKSLIQLKTDVDFDEFDQLICYCRGDHEKTIQVKKFLKKKDKTINLFERVVLLIKFKDADYFKHKGDELDSIQFTPGKMYLYFYKNIPKFDLELLFPNIKISMTWKDRLFLIVPAIGAAIPVILRVLPKLLVVIAAILFFTMGPSVLDTIQASEEDVRNIMPVLVAVLSLLVTLGGFAYKQYSNYKSKQIKFRQTVTETLFFKNMANNASVFHALIDAAEEEECKEIILVYYHLLISQNSLTPAQLDNQIESWMDNKFGTKIDFDINGPIHNLENIRGKLMQDGKDTANLPEIPLLTKDKRGCCQVLPLDDAKRLIDYIWDHIFLYT, encoded by the coding sequence ATGAAAGTCCGACTACTTAGTCTATTGTCAGATATGGCAACTTATCAAGACCGAGAAGCGTTTATTCCCTATCGCCGCAGCGACTTAATCGAACTGTGCCTAGACGATGGACAGTTACCTAAGGAGAAGGTGCAACAGTTCCGGGATTTTTGTACCCTACTTTCCGCCTATTATCATTTTAAATTTCATGTCTATTTGGAACGGTTAAAAGATAATTATGATCCGTTCAACCCGGATGCTGATACTCAAACCCGGATTGAACTCACTCCCGATAAGTTAGCTGAACGCGAAGCGAATGTGGTGACCGACTTTCAGACGATTCTCGAACGCGCCAATTATGTTCCCCTCTCTCCGAAGAGTTTACAACGCGCCTTTAAGGAAAAGTCCTTAATTCAACTGAAAACTGATGTTGATTTTGATGAATTTGACCAACTCATCTGCTACTGTCGCGGAGATCATGAAAAAACAATTCAGGTTAAAAAGTTTTTAAAGAAAAAAGACAAAACAATAAATCTTTTTGAACGAGTTGTTTTATTGATCAAATTCAAAGACGCCGATTATTTCAAGCACAAAGGCGATGAACTAGATTCTATCCAGTTCACACCAGGGAAGATGTATCTCTATTTTTACAAGAATATCCCTAAGTTTGACTTGGAACTCCTTTTCCCCAATATCAAAATTAGCATGACCTGGAAAGACCGCCTCTTCTTAATCGTTCCGGCTATTGGCGCTGCTATTCCAGTCATCTTGAGAGTTCTGCCTAAACTTCTTGTTGTGATTGCAGCTATTTTATTTTTTACCATGGGACCATCGGTTCTGGACACGATTCAGGCAAGTGAAGAGGATGTTCGCAATATTATGCCCGTGCTCGTCGCTGTGTTATCGCTACTGGTGACATTAGGGGGGTTTGCCTATAAACAGTATAGCAATTATAAGAGTAAGCAGATTAAATTCCGTCAAACTGTAACCGAAACCCTGTTTTTTAAGAATATGGCAAATAATGCCAGCGTGTTTCATGCCTTAATTGATGCGGCGGAAGAGGAGGAATGTAAAGAGATTATTCTAGTTTATTACCATCTTTTAATTAGCCAGAATTCCCTAACTCCTGCCCAATTGGACAACCAAATTGAAAGTTGGATGGATAATAAGTTTGGCACAAAGATTGATTTTGATATCAATGGTCCGATTCATAATTTAGAGAATATCCGGGGTAAACTGATGCAAGATGGCAAAGATACGGCAAATCTCCCGGAAATTCCGTTATTGACGAAAGATAAGCGAGGATGTTGTCAGGTTCTGCCTTTAGATGATGCTAAACGATTAATCGATTACATCTGGGATCATATCTTTCTCTACACCTGA
- a CDS encoding LIC_10190 family membrane protein — protein sequence MLYFMITWLFLIGVCFSIGTAIVHWLKADRIDRRGDRFIAAVWLGIVVLCVSMLATSLILPLSSAVGFALVLGLVALSLLSQSTRRELAAVRSHLSPSLIVGFITLELIIAAFTSQKIVWFDTGLYHFGSMRWMSQFGAVNGLALIHGKFGFTSSWFALAAPLTSPIFGSRVSAITNGFVFLIAILQSLITLNQIVSRKGRLSDWFLFIFSAIAILVYTGTAFTGSPILISFSPDVTVAFLIGVTAWSILVISHSAQFSLQNTDAKTPLVDARTIPLILSAGAVTVKLSALPLLPIGFIFYLMGNQFKLQIKRLLTGGAITLLILSPMVLYSLTTSGCPLYPSTFMCLDLPWSVPIEKAINETQPIKFWWVFSDSDESGVTAIALGVWRWLKGSIKSKIMAFITIFVIIFSIPIFRQFRKHLRIGTAWILLLGLIGITFIMIQSPLLRFGLGYFLLIPALFSAIYGQTLLEKIPSKLTQPLFRFTHTLKQPQTILLTSLFFLGLTTVGLIQGNAQSRLILPPPLPSVNLVSDQVNDVNYVYPANWTVRCWASPLPCSAVPIKNIRLRDPSQGIVAGFVSVK from the coding sequence ATGCTTTATTTTATGATCACTTGGCTTTTTCTGATTGGTGTTTGTTTCTCAATTGGCACAGCTATTGTGCATTGGTTGAAAGCCGATCGCATTGATCGTAGAGGCGATCGCTTCATCGCCGCCGTCTGGCTGGGAATCGTTGTCCTGTGCGTCTCTATGCTGGCAACCTCACTGATTTTACCGTTATCCAGCGCCGTTGGTTTCGCCCTTGTCCTCGGTTTAGTCGCCCTATCTCTCCTGTCTCAGTCAACCCGGCGTGAACTAGCGGCGGTGCGATCGCACCTTTCTCCCAGCCTTATCGTTGGATTTATTACCTTAGAACTAATTATTGCTGCTTTTACCAGTCAAAAAATAGTCTGGTTTGACACCGGACTTTATCACTTTGGTTCTATGCGATGGATGTCTCAATTTGGCGCGGTTAATGGATTAGCACTCATTCATGGCAAATTTGGCTTTACCTCTTCTTGGTTTGCTCTCGCTGCACCACTTACATCTCCAATTTTTGGCAGTCGAGTCAGTGCGATTACCAATGGTTTTGTCTTCCTTATCGCTATTTTACAGTCTCTAATTACGCTGAATCAAATAGTCAGCCGCAAAGGACGCTTATCAGACTGGTTTTTATTCATATTTTCCGCGATCGCCATTCTCGTTTATACAGGAACCGCGTTTACAGGTTCACCGATACTCATCTCATTTTCTCCTGATGTAACTGTAGCCTTTCTTATTGGCGTTACAGCCTGGTCAATTCTGGTGATTTCACACAGCGCTCAATTTTCTTTACAGAATACTGATGCAAAAACGCCTCTTGTCGATGCCAGAACCATTCCCCTAATCCTATCAGCCGGAGCGGTAACTGTTAAGCTTTCGGCGCTACCGCTGCTCCCCATAGGATTTATTTTTTATCTGATGGGTAATCAGTTTAAACTACAAATTAAGCGGCTATTGACAGGCGGTGCTATTACTCTATTAATCCTATCACCCATGGTTTTATATAGCCTGACCACATCCGGATGTCCCCTGTATCCTTCAACTTTTATGTGCCTCGACCTGCCTTGGTCAGTTCCCATCGAAAAAGCCATAAATGAAACTCAGCCTATCAAGTTTTGGTGGGTGTTTTCGGATTCAGATGAGTCGGGAGTGACAGCTATCGCGTTAGGCGTTTGGCGATGGTTAAAAGGTTCGATTAAATCTAAAATAATGGCATTTATTACAATCTTTGTTATTATTTTTTCTATCCCTATATTCCGACAATTTAGAAAACACTTAAGAATAGGTACTGCTTGGATATTATTATTGGGATTAATCGGCATTACCTTTATTATGATCCAAAGTCCTTTACTCCGGTTTGGCTTGGGCTATTTTCTGCTTATCCCGGCTTTATTTAGCGCTATATATGGTCAAACTCTGTTGGAGAAAATTCCCTCTAAATTGACCCAGCCACTGTTTCGATTCACTCATACCCTAAAACAACCTCAAACAATCCTGTTGACTTCCCTATTTTTCCTTGGCTTAACTACCGTTGGTCTGATTCAGGGCAATGCTCAATCACGATTGATTTTACCTCCTCCCTTACCCAGTGTTAATCTAGTATCTGATCAAGTAAATGATGTGAATTATGTCTATCCAGCCAACTGGACAGTCCGATGCTGGGCATCTCCCTTACCCTGTTCAGCCGTACCGATTAAAAATATCAGGCTTCGCGACCCATCACAAGGAATTGTTGCTGGGTTTGTGTCTGTGAAATAA
- a CDS encoding DUF2283 domain-containing protein yields the protein MNVKYDSDADILIFVLRDAFPANAISEPGGVIVSYDETGEPISIEFLNASQRQLFNPQETNLIIST from the coding sequence ATGAATGTTAAATATGATTCAGATGCAGATATTCTCATCTTTGTTTTGCGTGATGCTTTTCCAGCCAATGCTATTTCTGAACCAGGAGGCGTGATTGTTAGTTATGACGAAACTGGCGAACCCATTAGTATCGAGTTTCTCAATGCCTCTCAACGCCAATTGTTTAATCCTCAGGAAACGAACCTAATCATTTCTACTTGA
- a CDS encoding DUF4258 domain-containing protein: protein MQIVWTRHAQERQQQWQQRLEITRQEVETVLMNPQQVIVEDDVFVAQSRRGGGLLRVIFVEIGNTKRILTLYWTNQVNRYWQG from the coding sequence ATGCAGATTGTTTGGACAAGACATGCACAGGAGCGTCAGCAACAATGGCAACAACGATTAGAGATCACTCGCCAAGAAGTTGAAACAGTATTGATGAATCCTCAACAAGTTATAGTAGAAGATGATGTCTTCGTTGCACAATCTAGGCGTGGAGGTGGTTTACTGAGAGTTATCTTTGTTGAAATTGGTAACACCAAACGCATTTTGACCTTGTACTGGACAAATCAAGTCAATCGATACTGGCAGGGGTAA
- a CDS encoding Uma2 family endonuclease yields the protein MVRTLTHWTVADYHQMIESGILAGRQVELLDGQIIDMSPELPIHRVTYRRGVKYLEALLGTQAVVFAIAPVTLPSDGEPPPDICIAIPPESRYDQRHPQPQDIYWLIEVSNSTLSYDLNDKAQMYARDQIRDYWVIDIIGSQLWVHREPNQGKHQSVVKYSTGIIIPLALPEVEVEVNRLLH from the coding sequence ATGGTCAGAACATTAACCCACTGGACTGTCGCCGATTATCATCAGATGATTGAAAGCGGCATTTTGGCAGGTCGCCAGGTTGAACTACTCGATGGACAAATTATCGATATGTCTCCAGAACTTCCGATTCATCGGGTTACCTATAGACGGGGTGTTAAGTATCTAGAAGCTCTTTTAGGGACTCAAGCGGTTGTCTTTGCCATAGCTCCAGTTACACTACCCAGCGATGGTGAGCCGCCACCGGATATTTGTATCGCTATACCCCCAGAATCTCGCTATGATCAGCGTCATCCCCAACCCCAGGATATTTATTGGCTAATTGAGGTATCCAATTCAACCCTTTCCTATGACTTAAACGATAAGGCTCAAATGTATGCACGGGATCAAATACGAGACTATTGGGTGATCGATATTATCGGGAGTCAGTTGTGGGTGCATCGTGAACCTAACCAGGGAAAGCATCAATCTGTGGTCAAGTATTCGACGGGTATAATTATACCATTAGCCTTGCCAGAAGTAGAAGTGGAAGTCAATAGATTACTTCACTAA